TTTTCGCCTCGTGTCGTCCAGGTTTGTTTTGGCTGTCCGGTGCGTTGGCGCTTGAGGATCTGGCGCGCGGCGGCCCTGGCGTTACCTATGGCGGAGGCCGCCAGCTTCGCGGGCCGGACGCGTTCCGGTTGCAACCGCGCGGCGCGCTCCGCCGGGTCGGGGGTGGGCAGAATGCGCGGGAACGCGGCGCCGCGCAGCGGCCCACCGGGGACTGAGGCATGCGTGTAGTGGATCGGCATGCGTTTGCTGGAGGGCGTATAGACCACATCATCGCCGGTCCAGCGCAGCGCCAGCGCACGCCGGCGCCGTTCGCGCGAGGCGTTGCCATAGGAACCATGCAGGGTCAGGGGATGGAAGGCCAGAATGTCACCCGGCTCCATGTCCCAGTCGATCAGATCATACTGATCCGGGTTGGCATTGATATCGGGAATGTCTTCCATGTCATCGTCAATGATGCTGGCCACATAATCCGGCGAGATGGCCTTGAAGCGCTGCGGCCACCGGTGCGAGCCCTTGACGTAAAGCAGCCCGCTGTTCTCCCGGTTCACCGGGTCGCAGGGGATCCAGAAGGAGCAGATCTGCTCACCGCGAATCGGCCAGAAGCTCAAATCCTGAT
This region of Isoalcanivorax indicus genomic DNA includes:
- a CDS encoding phytanoyl-CoA dioxygenase family protein, which gives rise to MTFVAPPRRALTAEEIRTYQEDGVIMLKQALDPNWMAMVEAGIEEARRKSSLLGRFMSRKVDGYQMDIFLWKRIDILRDLIYYSPCAELARQLMESEEVRFFYDQMFVKEPGTDAPTPWHQDLSFWPIRGEQICSFWIPCDPVNRENSGLLYVKGSHRWPQRFKAISPDYVASIIDDDMEDIPDINANPDQYDLIDWDMEPGDILAFHPLTLHGSYGNASRERRRRALALRWTGDDVVYTPSSKRMPIHYTHASVPGGPLRGAAFPRILPTPDPAERAARLQPERVRPAKLAASAIGNARAAARQILKRQRTGQPKQTWTTRGEK